One Nitrospira sp. DNA window includes the following coding sequences:
- a CDS encoding Two-component transcriptional response regulator, LuxR family produces MTVSKPILLAEDNPRDAELALAAMEEHHLADKVILCHDGAEVLDYLYCRGHFKTRLQGNPAVVFLDLKMPKVDGLEVLRTIKGDPALKPIPVVMLTSSREERDLVESYALGANAYVVKPVEFHQFLKAVKELGVFWGMINEPPPEGASRAAGRAT; encoded by the coding sequence ATGACCGTCTCCAAACCTATCTTGCTGGCCGAAGACAATCCGCGGGACGCAGAGTTGGCCCTCGCGGCGATGGAAGAGCATCACCTCGCCGATAAAGTCATTCTCTGCCACGACGGCGCCGAAGTACTGGACTATCTCTATTGCCGCGGCCATTTCAAGACGCGCCTGCAGGGAAATCCGGCCGTCGTGTTCCTCGATCTGAAGATGCCGAAGGTCGATGGGCTGGAAGTCCTGCGCACCATCAAGGGGGATCCGGCCTTGAAGCCCATCCCGGTCGTCATGCTGACCTCCTCGCGCGAAGAGCGGGATCTGGTCGAGAGTTATGCATTGGGCGCCAATGCCTATGTGGTAAAACCGGTGGAGTTTCACCAATTTCTCAAGGCCGTCAAAGAACTCGGCGTGTTCTGGGGGATGATCAACGAACCGCCTCCCGAAGGAGCAAGCCGCGCCGCCGGGCGAGCCACCTAG
- a CDS encoding Phytochrome, two-component sensor histidine kinase, with protein MGMDEPNRQPVAAGDDKPLLSAPPGVERVLATVSSHGRLVHLFQRWSIERRVLAGFGLVFAGILVISAISYRNMTVLIRNGHQDQRSHEFIQFLAATGEAMDDAENGHRRFLVTGDDSYLTSYKTLRERAPQYIGYLRELSDPDSPQRARVNALEQLMTQQLQAERAAIELRNATGFESVRAMAMAGVAKTELDSARQLQAQMEQDETKALAQRVVESTATTRSSIILLIIGALLLFVLLAAVYYLIRHDITERRRVADELQRRGELLEAANKELEAFSYSVSHDLRAPLRHIDGYASLLAKAAAVSLDDKAKRYLHTISESATRMGQLIDDLLVFSRMGRQEMLRGKVNLNQLIASVLHDLRHDLQDRAISWTIAQLPEVMGDAAMLRQVFTNLVANAIKFTGTRPQAVIEIGSRPSSEDETVLFVRDNGVGFDMRYANKLFGVFQRLHRADEFEGTGIGLANVRRIIHRHGGKTWAEGVLGEGATFYVSLPLARSSA; from the coding sequence ATGGGTATGGATGAACCGAACCGCCAACCGGTCGCTGCCGGCGACGACAAGCCCCTCCTTTCCGCACCCCCAGGGGTCGAGCGCGTCCTGGCGACAGTCTCCTCTCACGGTCGATTGGTTCACCTGTTTCAGAGATGGTCGATCGAACGTCGCGTGCTGGCCGGTTTTGGACTCGTGTTTGCCGGTATTCTGGTCATTTCCGCCATTTCGTACCGCAACATGACCGTCCTCATCCGCAACGGCCACCAGGACCAACGCAGCCACGAGTTCATTCAATTCCTGGCTGCAACCGGCGAAGCAATGGACGATGCCGAGAACGGCCATCGCCGCTTCCTAGTGACCGGAGACGACAGTTACCTCACCTCCTACAAAACCCTTCGCGAACGCGCACCGCAATACATCGGCTATCTCCGGGAGCTGTCCGACCCAGACAGTCCTCAGCGGGCGCGCGTGAACGCGCTCGAGCAATTGATGACGCAGCAACTCCAGGCGGAGCGTGCGGCCATCGAACTTCGTAACGCCACCGGGTTCGAGTCGGTGCGGGCGATGGCCATGGCCGGAGTCGCCAAGACCGAGCTCGATTCCGCCCGGCAGTTGCAGGCTCAGATGGAGCAGGACGAAACCAAGGCCCTCGCGCAGCGGGTGGTGGAATCCACCGCGACCACCCGCTCCAGCATCATCCTGTTGATCATCGGCGCCCTGTTGCTGTTCGTGCTGCTGGCCGCCGTGTATTATCTGATTCGCCATGACATTACCGAACGACGGCGGGTCGCGGACGAACTCCAACGCCGCGGGGAACTCCTTGAGGCGGCCAATAAGGAACTGGAAGCCTTCAGCTACTCCGTGTCGCACGATTTACGCGCGCCCCTGCGCCACATCGACGGGTACGCCTCGCTGTTGGCGAAGGCCGCGGCCGTCTCGCTGGACGACAAGGCCAAACGCTACCTGCACACGATTTCGGAATCGGCCACCAGAATGGGGCAGCTCATCGACGATCTGCTGGTCTTCTCCCGGATGGGCCGGCAGGAAATGTTGCGCGGAAAGGTCAACCTGAACCAATTGATCGCGTCCGTGCTGCACGATCTTCGACATGACTTGCAAGATCGCGCCATCTCGTGGACAATCGCTCAACTCCCTGAGGTCATGGGGGACGCAGCCATGTTACGGCAGGTCTTTACGAATCTGGTCGCCAACGCGATCAAATTTACCGGCACGAGGCCGCAAGCCGTCATCGAAATCGGCAGCCGGCCGAGCAGCGAGGACGAAACCGTGTTGTTTGTACGCGACAATGGTGTAGGATTCGATATGCGGTATGCCAATAAACTCTTCGGTGTCTTCCAGCGGCTCCATCGAGCCGATGAATTCGAGGGAACCGGCATCGGACTGGCCAACGTCCGACGCATTATTCACCGGCATGGCGGAAAAACCTGGGCAGAAGGCGTCCTCGGTGAAGGCGCCACGTTCTACGTCAGCCTTCCGCTCGCGAGGTCGTCGGCATGA
- a CDS encoding NADH-ubiquinone oxidoreductase chain N, with product MTFSLTLTASDLLLLLPELFLIAWLCIVLIVDFSFKRIVQEQLAYLSILGLAVTLAFLAWFDVTGITGTLFGKMFVLDRMAIFFKIMILLATILVILLSIDYVHRFSFFRGEYYFLVATSALGMMFMASANDLLSLFVTLEFSTFGFYVLVSYLRDDMASNEAGLKFFILGVFAAGLLAYGISLVFGETGKLVFSELSGAAPTTGLVIGFLLIFAALGFKIGTVPFHSWIPDTYHGAPTPVTAFLSIAPKVAAFAILLRLFLVTLATFKPAWVLLLVAASILSMTYGNIVAIAQRNIKRLLAYSGIAQVGNVLIGLAAGTKMGTDSILFYLLTYLFANLGAFAVIMAISNALGSDEIEDYSGLNRRSPFLAFAMLIFLLSLAGVPPLAGFIGKLYIFVAAIKEGLYTLIAVGLLNVVISMYYYLIIVKKMYISEPLDSSPIKTTGPLRAVVYVGLAGTLVIGIYPQPFIDWVVAATLMFSNLVGPSASIPPTVPPFGG from the coding sequence ATGACGTTTTCCCTCACGCTTACGGCCAGTGATCTGCTGCTGCTCCTCCCGGAGTTGTTTCTCATCGCATGGCTCTGCATCGTCCTGATCGTCGATTTTTCGTTCAAACGGATCGTGCAGGAGCAACTGGCCTACCTCAGCATTCTGGGGCTCGCCGTCACGCTGGCCTTTCTGGCCTGGTTCGACGTCACCGGCATCACCGGCACCCTGTTCGGCAAGATGTTCGTGCTGGATCGTATGGCCATCTTCTTCAAGATAATGATTCTGTTGGCGACGATCCTGGTGATCCTCCTCTCGATCGATTATGTGCACCGGTTCTCCTTCTTCCGCGGCGAATACTATTTCCTGGTCGCCACGTCCGCCCTGGGCATGATGTTCATGGCTTCGGCCAACGATCTCCTGTCGCTGTTCGTCACTCTCGAATTTTCGACATTTGGTTTTTACGTGCTGGTCTCCTACCTGCGTGACGATATGGCCTCCAACGAAGCCGGCCTCAAATTTTTCATCCTGGGGGTCTTCGCGGCGGGGCTGTTGGCCTACGGCATCAGCCTGGTCTTCGGCGAAACGGGCAAGCTGGTCTTCTCGGAGCTGAGCGGCGCGGCTCCGACCACCGGACTCGTCATCGGTTTTCTGCTCATTTTCGCCGCCTTGGGATTCAAGATCGGCACCGTCCCGTTCCATTCATGGATTCCCGATACGTACCATGGCGCACCCACTCCTGTGACCGCGTTCCTGTCGATCGCGCCGAAGGTCGCGGCCTTCGCCATTCTGCTGCGGTTGTTCCTGGTCACGTTGGCGACCTTCAAGCCGGCCTGGGTGCTGCTGCTCGTCGCGGCCTCGATCCTGTCCATGACATACGGCAACATCGTGGCGATCGCCCAGCGAAACATCAAGCGCCTGCTGGCCTACTCCGGCATCGCACAAGTCGGCAACGTACTGATCGGCCTGGCGGCCGGGACCAAAATGGGGACCGACTCCATTTTGTTCTACCTGCTCACCTACCTCTTTGCGAATCTCGGCGCCTTCGCGGTCATTATGGCGATCAGCAATGCGTTGGGGAGCGATGAGATCGAAGACTACAGCGGACTGAATCGGCGTTCACCGTTCCTGGCGTTCGCCATGCTGATTTTTCTCCTGTCGCTGGCCGGAGTGCCTCCGCTGGCCGGCTTCATCGGAAAACTCTACATTTTCGTCGCGGCGATCAAGGAAGGTCTCTACACACTCATTGCCGTGGGGCTCCTCAACGTCGTCATCTCGATGTATTACTACCTGATCATCGTGAAGAAGATGTACATCAGCGAACCGCTTGATTCGTCTCCCATCAAGACCACCGGTCCTTTGCGAGCGGTGGTCTATGTCGGCCTCGCCGGAACCCTTGTCATCGGCATCTATCCGCAACCCTTCATCGATTGGGTCGTGGCTGCAACCCTCATGTTCTCCAATCTGGTCGGCCCCTCCGCCTCCATCCCCCCGACCGTTCCTCCGTTCGGAGGATAG
- a CDS encoding NADH-ubiquinone oxidoreductase chain M gives MAEYTLLIILFAPFVGALALIFVSNRQLSLVRGIAVGAAGVSLIASLYLFYAYDSLKGGFQFIQRIEWSRQLGISLHLGVDGIGTPLVLASAILLFAGIFVSWHIKDRTKEFYIWLLILAAATIGVFMSLDLFFLYFFYEMSVIPMYLLLGMWGSHTKKYLEMTDPEGLKQRDSVGFIFNFAANSKEYAAMKLVLFLSAFAVVALMGILLIYKFSGLNTFDILVLREKAHFSGPLATLIWLLIFFGFASIAPIWPLHSWSPVGHAAAPAATSMLHAGVLMKLGHFSIIRVAFEILPETTRELMPIAAVLCIFSIIYGGLVAYYAKDTKYVIGYSSSSHMGYVFLGMAALDYISLSGAVIYMFAHAMATGMLFAMAGWVYDQTHTRDIPSLGGLSNRMPFISAAFVVGCMASIGMPGTVNFIAEVMIIVGSWNKYPFQVVIAVLGIVLTMAYLFKMMRGLFYGSMAEKYSHSHDAVAVVDRLPLLIMITVSIGFGIFPGHLYSVVRSGVDPLIARITKVVPVAEQPMTSPHAASSSAPPSASGEAIAKVTSR, from the coding sequence ATGGCTGAATACACATTACTCATCATCCTCTTCGCCCCGTTTGTCGGGGCCTTGGCCCTGATCTTCGTCTCCAACCGGCAACTCTCATTGGTCCGAGGCATTGCCGTAGGCGCCGCCGGCGTCTCGTTGATCGCCTCGTTGTACCTCTTCTATGCCTACGATTCGCTCAAAGGCGGCTTCCAGTTCATTCAACGGATCGAATGGTCCCGCCAATTGGGGATTTCGCTCCATCTCGGGGTGGATGGCATCGGGACCCCTCTGGTGCTGGCCTCCGCGATCCTGCTCTTCGCCGGCATTTTCGTTTCCTGGCACATCAAGGACCGGACGAAAGAGTTCTACATCTGGCTCCTGATCCTCGCCGCCGCGACCATCGGCGTCTTCATGTCGCTGGATCTCTTCTTCCTCTATTTCTTCTATGAAATGTCCGTGATCCCCATGTACCTCCTGTTGGGCATGTGGGGCAGCCACACGAAGAAGTATCTGGAGATGACCGACCCCGAAGGCCTCAAGCAGCGGGATTCCGTCGGCTTCATTTTCAATTTCGCCGCCAACAGCAAAGAATACGCGGCCATGAAGTTGGTCCTGTTTCTGTCCGCCTTCGCCGTCGTGGCCTTGATGGGGATTCTGCTCATCTATAAGTTTTCGGGACTCAACACCTTCGATATTTTAGTCCTGCGCGAGAAGGCCCACTTCTCCGGCCCGCTGGCGACGCTCATCTGGCTGTTGATCTTCTTCGGCTTTGCGTCGATCGCCCCGATCTGGCCGCTGCATTCCTGGTCCCCCGTCGGCCATGCGGCGGCGCCGGCCGCGACCAGCATGTTGCACGCCGGCGTCTTGATGAAACTCGGGCATTTTTCGATCATCCGCGTCGCCTTCGAAATACTGCCCGAGACGACCCGGGAACTCATGCCGATCGCCGCCGTCCTCTGCATCTTCAGCATCATTTACGGAGGACTGGTCGCCTACTACGCGAAGGACACCAAGTATGTGATCGGCTATTCCAGTTCCAGCCACATGGGCTACGTGTTCCTCGGCATGGCGGCGCTCGACTACATCAGCCTGAGCGGTGCCGTGATCTATATGTTCGCGCACGCGATGGCCACCGGCATGCTGTTCGCCATGGCCGGCTGGGTCTACGATCAAACCCATACTCGCGACATTCCCTCCCTGGGCGGACTGTCCAACCGGATGCCCTTCATCTCGGCCGCCTTCGTCGTCGGCTGCATGGCCTCGATCGGCATGCCCGGCACGGTCAACTTCATCGCCGAAGTCATGATCATCGTCGGCAGTTGGAACAAATACCCCTTCCAAGTCGTGATCGCGGTGTTGGGTATCGTGCTGACCATGGCCTATCTCTTCAAGATGATGCGCGGCCTGTTCTATGGATCGATGGCGGAGAAATACAGCCACTCGCACGACGCGGTGGCGGTCGTCGATCGCCTGCCGCTCCTGATCATGATCACCGTCAGCATCGGCTTCGGCATTTTCCCTGGCCACCTCTACTCGGTGGTCCGCTCAGGAGTCGATCCGCTGATCGCCCGTATCACCAAGGTCGTCCCGGTCGCGGAACAACCGATGACCAGCCCACATGCCGCCTCATCATCCGCACCCCCATCCGCATCCGGTGAGGCGATAGCGAAGGTGACCTCGCGATGA
- a CDS encoding NADH-ubiquinone oxidoreductase chain M encodes MLEEFSFGFPILSYLIFLPLAGAAVLWLIDNEDLVKTTALGISLLEMALAILVLLRFVPDSAAMQFAEHARWLPALGIGYHLAVDGISVLFVGLTAFLTVLVIIYSWDTVRNQVRLYFMALLALETTTIGIFVSIDLILFFVFWELMLIPSYFLIKLWGGGAERHYAALKYVLYTLLGSVFMLVGIALLDINYHQWAVTHHLEHVYSFDLLELLSVPIPLSQQILIFWLMFMGFAFKAPVFPFHTWLPDALVEGPIGMAVMLAGMKLGTYGFLRFTFPLLPDASKSEGVVSVVMVLGLAAILYGAVIALVQPDFKRLLAFSSISHLGFVVVGLFALNFQGLQGSLLTMINLGFSTAGLFFMAGFLSTRQQSSHLSAFGGFAKQVPLLATFLLLIGMASIGLPGTNGFVGEFLILLGAFKAKWWYGAVAVLGIIFGAAYFLWYYERAMLGPLTKNVSAAIKDLQMREVAIALSLSIMILWIGLYPSPFLRMMNGSIQALVDRLDRAKVASVETVIHAPAE; translated from the coding sequence ATGCTTGAAGAATTCAGTTTTGGTTTCCCCATCCTCTCGTACCTGATCTTCCTTCCGTTGGCGGGAGCCGCCGTCCTCTGGCTGATCGACAACGAAGATCTGGTCAAAACGACCGCCTTGGGTATTTCCCTGCTGGAAATGGCCCTGGCGATCCTCGTTCTGCTGCGCTTCGTGCCGGATTCGGCGGCGATGCAGTTTGCCGAACATGCGCGCTGGCTGCCGGCGCTCGGGATCGGGTACCACCTGGCCGTCGACGGCATCAGTGTGCTCTTCGTGGGTCTCACCGCCTTTCTCACCGTCCTGGTCATCATCTATTCCTGGGATACGGTGCGCAACCAGGTACGCCTGTACTTCATGGCGCTGTTGGCGCTGGAGACCACTACGATCGGAATCTTCGTTTCCATCGACCTGATCCTGTTCTTCGTCTTCTGGGAACTCATGCTCATCCCCAGCTATTTCCTGATCAAGTTGTGGGGCGGGGGGGCGGAACGGCATTATGCGGCGCTCAAGTACGTGCTCTACACGTTGCTGGGCAGTGTCTTCATGCTGGTGGGCATCGCGTTGCTCGACATCAACTATCACCAGTGGGCCGTGACCCATCACCTCGAACATGTCTATTCGTTCGACCTGCTGGAGTTGCTGTCGGTCCCGATCCCCCTCTCCCAACAAATTCTGATCTTCTGGCTCATGTTCATGGGGTTCGCCTTCAAGGCGCCGGTGTTCCCCTTCCATACCTGGCTTCCCGACGCGCTGGTTGAAGGGCCGATCGGCATGGCGGTCATGCTGGCAGGCATGAAATTGGGCACCTATGGATTCCTGCGCTTCACCTTCCCTCTGCTCCCGGATGCCTCGAAGAGCGAAGGGGTGGTCTCCGTCGTCATGGTGCTGGGCCTCGCCGCCATTCTCTATGGGGCCGTGATCGCGCTGGTGCAACCGGACTTCAAACGCCTCCTCGCCTTCAGCAGCATCAGCCACCTCGGCTTTGTCGTGGTGGGGCTCTTTGCCCTGAACTTTCAAGGCCTGCAGGGCAGCCTGTTGACCATGATCAACCTGGGGTTCAGCACCGCCGGCCTGTTTTTCATGGCGGGCTTTCTCTCGACCAGGCAACAAAGTTCCCACCTCTCCGCCTTCGGAGGCTTCGCGAAACAGGTCCCACTCCTCGCCACCTTTCTCCTGCTGATCGGCATGGCCTCCATCGGACTGCCGGGCACCAATGGATTTGTCGGCGAATTCCTGATTCTGCTCGGCGCCTTCAAGGCCAAGTGGTGGTATGGAGCCGTGGCCGTCCTCGGCATCATCTTCGGGGCGGCCTATTTCCTCTGGTATTACGAACGGGCGATGCTCGGGCCCCTGACCAAGAACGTCTCGGCGGCGATCAAGGATTTACAGATGCGGGAGGTCGCCATAGCCCTGTCGTTGTCGATCATGATCTTGTGGATCGGCCTCTACCCGTCGCCCTTCCTGAGAATGATGAACGGATCGATTCAAGCCCTCGTGGACCGGCTGGATCGCGCCAAAGTGGCCTCCGTAGAGACCGTCATCCACGCGCCGGCTGAGTAA
- a CDS encoding NADH-ubiquinone oxidoreductase chain L, translated as MSDPIDLIVKLIVVFPLMAVLVNGLFGHRYSHDLAHRFAWGSVLLSFLCTLAVFTDTLKTGAAREVVAYKWIFGGDLTINLAFLIDPLTCIMLLVITGVGFLIHVYSVGYMHGESGFTRFFVYMNLFMVSMLLLVMGNNYVVLFIGWEGVGLCSYLLIGYYYDKVSAAKAATKAFVVNRIGDAGFLLAIFLVFVNFRTLDYTQVMQNAAQLSPEMATAIALCLLIGAVGKSAQLPLYTWLPDAMEGPTPVSALIHAATMVTAGVYMIVRNHVIFDMSPVAMTTVAWIGGLTALFAATIGLVQTDIKRVLAYSTVSQLGYMFLGCGLGAYTAAVFHLMTHAFFKALLFLSAGSVIHALSGEQDIRKMGALKSKIPWTHTLFLIGTIAIAGIPPLAGFWSKDEIMGHAFVHHHYLLYGMAAVGAFLTSFYMFRLTYLTFYGTSRLDHHTAEHVHESPMVMIGPLVVLATLSVIGGFPGVPPENGWFHHFLHSVASVAGEEHAAAPALVIGLMGTATVIALLGWGLAHYFYGGHSTAADALAARMPGVYTTLLNKYYVDELYDQLFVEPTKRLGRLLDWFDRTIIDGLIRSVDRGADVGSAAITWTEKYVIYGFLNIIGYANHLLARSWRRLQTGMVHHYAAIIVAGLFILVHVILLIWTGTGSTGYSSR; from the coding sequence GTGTCGGACCCCATCGATCTGATCGTCAAACTGATTGTCGTGTTTCCGTTGATGGCCGTCCTGGTGAACGGCCTCTTCGGGCATCGGTATTCCCACGACCTGGCGCACCGTTTCGCCTGGGGCTCCGTCCTGCTCTCATTCCTCTGCACGCTGGCGGTCTTCACCGACACCTTGAAAACGGGAGCCGCCCGCGAGGTGGTCGCCTACAAGTGGATCTTCGGCGGCGACCTCACGATTAACCTCGCCTTTCTGATCGATCCCCTCACCTGCATCATGTTGCTGGTCATCACGGGGGTGGGGTTCCTGATTCACGTCTATTCCGTGGGATACATGCACGGAGAGTCCGGCTTCACGCGGTTCTTCGTGTACATGAACCTCTTTATGGTCTCGATGTTGTTGCTGGTGATGGGCAACAACTATGTCGTCCTGTTCATCGGGTGGGAAGGCGTCGGGCTCTGCTCCTATCTCTTGATCGGCTACTACTACGACAAGGTGTCCGCCGCCAAAGCGGCCACGAAGGCCTTCGTGGTCAATCGGATCGGCGATGCAGGATTTCTCTTGGCGATCTTCCTGGTGTTCGTGAATTTCCGCACGCTCGACTACACCCAGGTCATGCAGAATGCCGCCCAACTCTCGCCTGAAATGGCGACCGCCATCGCACTCTGCCTGTTGATCGGCGCCGTCGGAAAGTCCGCACAGCTTCCGCTCTATACCTGGTTGCCCGATGCGATGGAAGGCCCGACCCCGGTCAGCGCCCTCATCCACGCCGCCACGATGGTCACGGCCGGCGTCTACATGATCGTCCGCAATCACGTGATATTCGACATGTCCCCGGTCGCCATGACGACCGTCGCTTGGATCGGCGGACTCACGGCGCTCTTTGCCGCCACCATCGGGCTTGTGCAAACAGACATCAAGCGGGTCCTGGCCTATTCCACCGTGAGCCAGCTCGGATACATGTTCCTCGGGTGCGGCCTCGGTGCCTATACCGCCGCGGTCTTTCACCTGATGACCCACGCCTTCTTCAAGGCCCTGCTCTTCCTGTCCGCCGGCTCGGTCATCCATGCGCTGTCCGGTGAGCAGGATATCCGCAAGATGGGCGCCCTGAAATCGAAAATTCCTTGGACACACACGCTCTTCCTGATCGGCACGATCGCGATCGCAGGCATTCCGCCCTTGGCGGGATTCTGGAGCAAGGACGAGATCATGGGCCATGCCTTCGTCCACCACCACTATCTGCTCTACGGCATGGCAGCGGTCGGCGCCTTCCTGACGTCGTTTTATATGTTCCGGCTGACTTACCTGACGTTTTATGGAACTTCGAGGCTGGACCACCATACCGCCGAACATGTGCACGAATCCCCGATGGTGATGATCGGCCCCCTGGTCGTGCTGGCGACATTGTCCGTCATCGGCGGTTTCCCGGGCGTTCCGCCGGAAAACGGCTGGTTCCATCACTTCCTCCATTCCGTGGCAAGTGTGGCGGGTGAAGAACATGCCGCAGCCCCGGCTCTGGTGATCGGTTTGATGGGAACGGCGACCGTCATTGCGCTGCTCGGCTGGGGCCTCGCCCATTATTTCTACGGCGGACATTCCACGGCGGCCGACGCTTTGGCCGCACGCATGCCCGGCGTCTACACGACCCTGCTCAACAAATATTATGTGGACGAACTCTATGACCAGCTGTTCGTGGAACCCACGAAGCGATTGGGCCGGCTCTTGGACTGGTTCGATCGGACCATCATCGACGGCCTGATCCGGTCAGTCGACCGGGGAGCCGACGTCGGCTCTGCCGCCATCACCTGGACCGAAAAATACGTCATCTATGGGTTCTTGAATATCATCGGCTATGCGAACCACCTGCTGGCCCGCTCCTGGCGGCGGCTCCAAACCGGCATGGTGCACCATTACGCGGCCATCATCGTGGCCGGACTGTTTATTCTCGTTCACGTCATTCTCTTGATCTGGACCGGGACCGGTTCAACCGGCTATTCGTCACGCTGA
- a CDS encoding NADH-ubiquinone oxidoreductase chain K: MIPLSAYVTVSVILFVTGLLGVLIRRNFIIVLMSVEIMLNAANINLVAFSHYLESMQGQIVALFSIAIAAGEAAIGLAIIIVVFRGKISTNVDEMNLLKW, encoded by the coding sequence ATGATTCCTCTTTCTGCATATGTCACCGTGAGTGTGATTCTATTTGTGACGGGGTTGCTCGGGGTGCTGATCCGACGCAATTTCATCATCGTGCTGATGTCCGTCGAGATCATGCTGAACGCCGCCAACATCAACCTGGTCGCCTTCTCCCATTATCTCGAATCCATGCAGGGTCAGATCGTGGCCCTGTTCAGCATCGCCATCGCGGCAGGCGAAGCGGCGATCGGGCTGGCCATCATCATCGTCGTCTTCCGCGGCAAGATCTCGACCAACGTGGATGAAATGAACCTGTTGAAGTGGTAA
- a CDS encoding small multidrug resistance family (SMR) protein: MWLLAVALKTIPVGTGYAIWTGIGAAGTAILGMVLFGESRDGWRIFGIVLIITGIVSLKLSSS, translated from the coding sequence GTGTGGTTGCTGGCGGTGGCACTGAAAACCATTCCTGTGGGAACCGGATATGCGATTTGGACTGGAATCGGTGCCGCTGGTACCGCGATTTTAGGTATGGTCCTGTTTGGAGAATCGCGGGACGGATGGAGGATTTTCGGCATCGTGCTGATCATTACAGGCATCGTGTCTCTGAAGCTTTCGAGTTCGTAA
- a CDS encoding NADH-ubiquinone oxidoreductase chain J, giving the protein MAFVFFMYFAVVSIVAGILTVALKNPVQCGLALLALLLHVSGLFIMLNAEFLWAVQVIVYAGAILVLYLFVLMLLNLKTDDRYFHAKTPYLLAPAAIGLLYLIFLLARSPFGGAKGDAPAAAILQHGDAHAVGLKMFSEYLLQFEIIGMFLTAAIVGAIVLAKTPTLAKRNTDR; this is encoded by the coding sequence ATGGCCTTCGTGTTTTTCATGTATTTCGCAGTGGTAAGTATTGTCGCCGGCATTTTGACCGTGGCGCTGAAGAACCCGGTGCAGTGCGGCTTGGCGCTCCTGGCCCTGCTCCTCCACGTCTCGGGCCTGTTCATCATGCTGAACGCCGAGTTCCTGTGGGCGGTCCAAGTGATCGTCTACGCCGGAGCCATCTTGGTCCTGTATCTGTTCGTCCTCATGCTGTTGAACCTCAAGACGGACGACCGCTATTTCCACGCCAAAACGCCCTATCTACTCGCGCCCGCGGCTATAGGATTGTTGTATCTCATTTTTTTGCTGGCGCGATCGCCGTTCGGTGGCGCAAAGGGCGATGCGCCGGCGGCGGCGATCCTGCAGCATGGAGACGCGCACGCCGTCGGACTCAAGATGTTCAGCGAGTACTTACTGCAATTCGAGATCATAGGGATGTTCCTGACGGCGGCAATCGTCGGCGCTATTGTCCTGGCCAAAACCCCAACCCTAGCCAAACGGAACACCGATCGTTAG
- a CDS encoding NADH-ubiquinone oxidoreductase chain I produces the protein MGVGDLTKKILQAALFYEIWDAMKVTFKHMFHKPITFQYPREQRTIPDGHRGALGLLRYDDGRERCVGCDLCEAACPSRCIKVISHEDADRPLQRYATEFYIDITKCVFCGYCVEACPVNALAMTKMYEYSTHDKRTLLFDKRRLYEIGERHLADAKKYLYAHNQEKNSDESREYRYYFPQSVLKPTQSQPKHLS, from the coding sequence ATGGGTGTCGGAGATTTGACCAAAAAAATTCTGCAAGCGGCGTTGTTCTATGAAATCTGGGACGCCATGAAGGTCACCTTCAAGCACATGTTCCACAAACCCATCACGTTTCAATATCCGCGCGAACAGCGGACCATTCCGGACGGTCATCGCGGTGCGCTCGGCCTGCTCCGCTACGACGACGGACGGGAACGTTGCGTGGGTTGCGATCTTTGCGAGGCGGCCTGCCCCTCTCGATGCATCAAGGTCATCAGCCACGAAGACGCCGACCGCCCCCTGCAGCGTTATGCCACGGAGTTTTATATCGACATCACCAAATGCGTGTTTTGCGGCTACTGCGTGGAAGCTTGCCCCGTCAACGCGCTGGCGATGACCAAGATGTACGAATACTCCACCCACGACAAACGCACCCTCCTGTTCGACAAAAGACGCCTCTACGAGATCGGCGAACGCCATCTCGCGGACGCCAAAAAATATCTGTATGCCCATAACCAGGAAAAAAATTCGGACGAGAGCCGTGAGTACCGTTATTACTTTCCGCAGTCGGTTCTCAAACCCACACAGTCACAACCCAAACACTTGAGCTGA